The window GTGCTCGACGCCGTCGACCGCGCCGTCGCGGTCCTCGACCGCACGCTCGGCCGCCAGGTGCCCGTCCTGGTCCACCTCACCGGTGGAACCCGTTCGGCGCTCGCGAAGTCGACCCGCGTCCACTGACACCCGTCAGCCGGACGCGACCCCGGGCCTCCCGGCCCACCGAAGACCGACGCAACACCCACCATCGGGCGCACGCCCGACCGATGAAAGGACCCGTCATGGGACTCGACGACAAGATCAAGAACGCTGCACAGGACCTCGCCGGCAAGGCGAAGGAGGCCGTGGGCAAGGCCCAGAACGACGACTCCAAGGTCGCCGAGGGCCAGAAGGACCAGGCCTCCGCGAGCGTCAAGAAGACCGGCGAGGACGTCAAGGACGTCTTCAAGAACTAGGACGCTCGATGCGCCTCGGGGCACTCGCGACGTCGAGTGCCCCGATGCGTTCCGCGGACCCGAACGAGGAGGAACCATGCAGCACGACCCCCATGCGCACACGCAGGTCACCGAGGTGGCCCTGCCCGCAGAACTGACGGAGCCGCTGCCCGACGACGCGACCCCCGCGATGCTGATCGCGCGGACCGCGGCGGAGACGGCGCTCGGTGTGCCCGGCGTGCACCACCTCGGCGGGACCGTCTCCCGAGCCGCCGACGAACTGCGGAAGCGGCTCGGCCGCTCCGCCGGCACCGCCGGTGTCCAGGTCGACGACGAGGACGGCACCTTCGCGGTGCACGTCTCCGTGATCGTCACCTACCCGCGGAACGTCCGCGAGGTCGCCGACGAGGTCCGCCGACAGGTGGCCGCTGCCGCCGGTCAGGTCTCGACCAAGCCGACGACGGTGGACGTCCGCGTCCTCGACGTGCACGGACCGTTC of the Curtobacterium sp. TC1 genome contains:
- a CDS encoding CsbD family protein, with protein sequence MGLDDKIKNAAQDLAGKAKEAVGKAQNDDSKVAEGQKDQASASVKKTGEDVKDVFKN